Proteins found in one Pyrus communis chromosome 15, drPyrComm1.1, whole genome shotgun sequence genomic segment:
- the LOC137717832 gene encoding uncharacterized protein: protein MAVASCRLISSSSLSTVTAISSFPPKLKTLISNPHASPNLQLPKRSRRDVALLSLIALIPSLVRPDPASGLSFGISGPKDWLREQKKKASRFLLAPIDASRESLVAAHQLLTATDSDYTNKEMEEVQRLFRSAARDCVIEDRNSFVAFQANTGVEVCTFRLVVKNASSLLGDKDPVKLEAESLLNDLIRSFTSLNGLVNETDVQFSAERKKVADSLMDTISSLDKFEQGIKDCLEA, encoded by the exons ATGGCAGTTGCTTCGTGCCGCCTTATCTCCAGCTCGTCCTTATCCACTGTAACCGCCATTTCATCCTTCCCTCcaaaattaaaaaccctaatttcaaatCCGCACGCTTCCCCCAATCTTCAGCTCCCAAAACGCAGTCGTAGAGACGTCGCTTTGCTCTCCCTCATCGCTCTCATCCCTTCGCTCGTCCGACCCGACCCGGCATCCGGACTTTCCTTTGGCATTT CAGGACCAAAGGATTGGCTCCGAGAGCAGAAGAAGAAGGCCTCCAGGTTCCTCCTGGCCCCGATTGATGCCTCCCGAGAGAGCCTCGTCGCGGCTCATCAATtactca CGGCTACGGATTCGGATTATACGAACAAGGAGATGGAGGAGGTTCAGAGATTGTTTAGATCTGCTGCGAGGGATTGTGTTATAGAGGACAGGAACTCGTTTGTTGCATTTCAAGCCAATACGGGTGTTGAG GTTTGCACATTCCGTTTGGTTGTAAAGAACGCGTCGTCGTTGCTTGGTGATAAGGATCCCGTAAAATTGGAAGCCGAGTCTTTGCTAAATGATCTTATAAG ATCATTCACTTCTCTTAATGGTCTGGTAAATGAGACTGATGTTCAATTTTCCGCTGAAAG AAAGAAGGTTGCAGATTCTCTCATGGATACCATATCATCCCTAGACAAATTTGAGCAGGGAATCAAGGACTGCCTTGAAGCTTAA